From one Gemmatimonas sp. UBA7669 genomic stretch:
- a CDS encoding sensor histidine kinase, which yields MRPAGTPDAVLSHPPRTTGAPSPWRAAVVHGGLWLLIGVAVWGQGSAQEPQSSERVLNAVRWVLVGMLCSAPMVWALRRVAPWRAPSALRAGWLPLTLPIQVVAVALAATLPWMFGYLWWTNGSLAALAAESVSMVGRMFVVHVFIMLLWAAGVTLVLAARDVEQARALQAASQHRLLVAQVNPHFLFNALNSVRALVSEDPERARDMITQLAEYLRGSLSLEPVHRVRLGDELALHEAYFAVEKLRFEERLHVSVDASPQAREAAVPPLLLAPLVENAVTHGRGTPLVVTLRAAVDNEQLVLTVENSGTWAPDAATSGMGLRNVTERLALAYGTAASLQTESDHAAVRVRLTLPYARLGT from the coding sequence ATGCGCCCCGCTGGCACCCCTGACGCTGTGCTTTCACACCCCCCGCGTACGACCGGAGCGCCGTCCCCCTGGCGCGCTGCGGTGGTGCACGGGGGGTTGTGGTTGCTCATCGGGGTGGCGGTCTGGGGCCAGGGGTCGGCGCAGGAACCGCAATCGTCCGAGCGCGTGCTCAATGCCGTGCGCTGGGTGCTGGTGGGCATGCTCTGTTCCGCGCCCATGGTCTGGGCATTGCGCCGTGTGGCGCCCTGGCGCGCACCCAGTGCGTTGCGCGCCGGCTGGTTGCCGCTCACGCTGCCCATTCAGGTTGTCGCCGTGGCGCTGGCAGCCACGCTGCCGTGGATGTTCGGCTATCTGTGGTGGACCAACGGCTCCCTCGCTGCGCTGGCCGCTGAGTCGGTGTCCATGGTGGGACGCATGTTTGTGGTGCATGTGTTCATCATGCTGCTCTGGGCCGCGGGCGTTACGCTGGTGCTTGCGGCGCGTGACGTGGAGCAGGCCCGCGCACTGCAGGCGGCGTCGCAGCACCGCCTGCTCGTGGCGCAGGTCAATCCGCACTTCCTCTTCAACGCACTCAACTCGGTGCGTGCGCTGGTAAGCGAAGACCCCGAACGCGCTCGTGACATGATCACGCAGCTCGCCGAGTATCTGCGTGGATCGCTGTCGCTCGAACCGGTGCACCGGGTGCGACTGGGTGACGAGCTGGCGCTGCACGAAGCCTACTTCGCGGTGGAGAAGCTGCGTTTCGAGGAACGACTGCACGTTTCTGTAGACGCCTCGCCACAGGCGCGTGAGGCTGCCGTGCCGCCGCTGCTGCTGGCCCCGCTGGTGGAGAACGCGGTCACGCATGGGCGCGGCACGCCGCTGGTGGTCACCTTGCGCGCCGCGGTGGACAACGAACAGCTCGTGCTCACGGTGGAGAACAGCGGAACCTGGGCTCCAGACGCGGCCACCAGCGGCATGGGACTGCGCAACGTCACCGAACGTCTCGCGCTGGCCTACGGCACGGCGGCTTCACTGCAAACTGAATCAGACCACGCGGCCGTGCGTGTGCGTCTCACGCTGCCCTACGCCCGGCTGGGCACATGA
- a CDS encoding fasciclin domain-containing protein, which translates to MSRSLTTIAAFSCSLLLAGTASAQSKQSMNPMVGGQAMYASKDIVDNAVHSADHTTLVAAVKAAGLVETLKGKGPFTVFAPTNAAFAQLPAGTVDNLLKPENKGTLTSVLTYHVVPGRLDAEALMAAVKQGNGTATLKTASGGTLSVMMNGPRNLVVKDAKGQVANISVYDVYQSNGVILVIDKVLLP; encoded by the coding sequence ATGTCGCGCTCACTCACCACAATTGCCGCGTTCTCCTGCTCGCTGCTGCTCGCCGGTACCGCGTCGGCCCAGTCCAAGCAGTCCATGAACCCCATGGTCGGCGGTCAGGCCATGTATGCCTCCAAGGACATTGTTGACAATGCCGTACACTCGGCCGACCACACCACGCTCGTGGCGGCCGTCAAGGCCGCGGGTCTGGTGGAGACGCTCAAGGGCAAGGGACCGTTCACCGTGTTCGCGCCCACCAACGCGGCCTTCGCGCAGCTGCCCGCCGGCACGGTGGACAACCTGCTCAAGCCCGAGAACAAGGGCACGCTCACGAGTGTGCTGACCTATCACGTCGTGCCGGGTCGTCTCGACGCCGAGGCGCTCATGGCCGCGGTCAAGCAGGGCAACGGCACGGCCACGCTCAAGACGGCCAGCGGTGGCACGCTGTCGGTCATGATGAACGGCCCGCGCAACCTGGTGGTGAAGGATGCCAAGGGACAGGTGGCCAACATCAGCGTGTACGACGTGTACCAGTCGAACGGCGTGATCCTGGTCATCGACAAGGTGTTGCTGCCGTAA
- a CDS encoding anti-sigma factor translates to MTHPSLDALRDLAPGYLLQALTDVERAQFERALRDPALAPELEAELAAHRETFAMLAEGHATPAPPALRERVLARIEAEGKVEARAEAKASAATSQRAAPSATTPVAPAVRAPNTGPRIRWVPALLATALAASAVFAVNLREQVQELELQLSTQALALDSTRQRLAQRESTLQTLTDGGNDLVLVRLTPNTQAGPALQVYWNPRSGKAVIHASGLAPIAEDRAYCLWMIRDGKPVPLTLFRPGSDGSQLLHDITVATGTAGVAAFAVTEEAATGSPVPTMTPFLVGEVKTE, encoded by the coding sequence ATGACGCATCCATCTCTCGACGCACTGCGTGACCTGGCGCCGGGGTATCTCCTGCAGGCGCTCACCGATGTAGAGCGCGCGCAATTCGAACGCGCCCTGCGCGATCCCGCGCTCGCCCCTGAACTCGAAGCGGAGCTCGCCGCCCATCGCGAAACCTTTGCCATGCTGGCCGAGGGGCATGCCACCCCTGCGCCGCCAGCGCTGCGTGAGCGCGTGTTGGCGCGAATCGAGGCGGAGGGCAAGGTGGAGGCAAGGGCGGAGGCCAAGGCGTCGGCTGCGACCTCGCAGCGCGCCGCACCATCGGCCACTACGCCGGTCGCACCGGCGGTACGCGCACCCAACACCGGTCCACGCATTCGCTGGGTACCGGCGCTCCTTGCCACCGCACTGGCTGCCAGTGCGGTGTTTGCCGTGAACCTGCGTGAACAGGTGCAAGAGCTCGAGTTGCAGCTCAGCACACAGGCTCTGGCGCTCGACTCCACACGCCAGCGTCTCGCGCAGCGCGAGTCTACCCTGCAGACGCTGACCGACGGCGGCAACGATCTCGTGCTGGTGCGCCTCACACCCAACACACAGGCGGGTCCTGCGCTGCAGGTGTATTGGAATCCGCGCAGCGGCAAGGCGGTCATTCATGCCTCGGGGCTCGCGCCCATTGCTGAAGATCGCGCCTACTGCCTGTGGATGATTCGCGACGGCAAGCCGGTGCCGCTCACGCTGTTCCGGCCCGGCAGTGACGGGTCGCAGTTGCTGCATGACATCACCGTGGCCACGGGAACAGCGGGTGTTGCGGCCTTTGCCGTCACGGAGGAAGCCGCGACCGGCTCACCCGTGCCCACCATGACCCCCTTCCTCGTGGGTGAAGTGAAGACCGAGTAA
- a CDS encoding sigma-70 family RNA polymerase sigma factor: MTADPHTPADLPTHHDVELLAAMARGDRGAAGPFYDRHAALVYGLALRITGQRADADDVVCDVFAQVWRDAARFDGTRGSVVAWLTTITRTRALDHLRSRKRRDVAEERAASHSDEPVAMGSAPAEPTALLEANERASAVQAALVTLPPPQRQAIELAFYQGLTHHEVAATLQEPLGTIKTRIRLGLLKLRERLAGHAPEAVS; this comes from the coding sequence ATGACTGCTGATCCCCACACTCCGGCCGATCTGCCCACACACCACGATGTCGAGCTGCTCGCCGCCATGGCGCGCGGTGATCGTGGCGCGGCAGGGCCCTTCTACGACCGACACGCCGCGCTGGTGTACGGCCTGGCGCTGCGCATCACCGGACAGCGTGCCGACGCCGACGATGTGGTGTGCGATGTCTTCGCGCAGGTCTGGCGTGACGCGGCACGCTTCGATGGCACACGCGGATCGGTGGTGGCCTGGCTGACCACCATCACCCGTACGCGCGCACTGGACCATCTGCGGTCCAGGAAGCGCCGTGACGTGGCCGAAGAGCGCGCGGCCTCGCACAGCGACGAACCCGTGGCCATGGGCTCCGCTCCGGCTGAACCCACGGCGCTGCTCGAAGCCAACGAGCGCGCCTCGGCGGTGCAGGCCGCGCTGGTGACCTTGCCGCCGCCACAACGCCAAGCCATTGAACTGGCCTTTTACCAGGGCCTCACGCATCACGAGGTGGCCGCGACGCTGCAGGAACCCCTCGGTACCATCAAGACCCGCATTCGACTCGGTCTGCTCAAGCTGCGCGAGCGACTTGCCGGCCACGCCCCAGAGGCCGTCTCATGA
- a CDS encoding luciferase family protein has translation MGTIDFGAVIAGVVRQWDGVEVTPHRFGGVEFRVGGREIGHVHVGGVADLLVPVRLRRDLVAAGRAMAHHTLPHSGWISVRLRSEHDVPNAIALFRLNYERLTGVVVKKAPTSQILPNVTLLADRSIDDLPA, from the coding sequence ATGGGCACCATCGATTTCGGCGCAGTCATTGCCGGCGTCGTTCGGCAGTGGGACGGGGTGGAAGTCACACCGCATCGCTTCGGCGGTGTGGAGTTCCGCGTGGGTGGACGCGAGATCGGTCATGTGCATGTGGGCGGTGTGGCCGACCTGCTCGTGCCCGTGCGCTTGCGCCGCGATCTCGTGGCCGCCGGCCGCGCCATGGCCCATCATACCCTGCCGCATTCGGGATGGATCAGCGTGCGCCTGCGCAGTGAGCACGATGTGCCCAACGCCATTGCGCTATTCAGGTTGAACTACGAGCGCCTCACGGGCGTGGTCGTGAAGAAGGCGCCAACGAGTCAGATCCTGCCGAACGTCACACTGCTGGCCGATCGCAGTATCGATGACTTGCCGGCCTGA